ttttgaaaatattgcttgAAGTTCCCAAAATTTTCCCGACTCGGTAAAGTTAGCGTatcggtttaaaatatgactcgatcAGTAAAAATACCataccaaggcccattttccaaaaatatcccttatttacaccatatattaaataattaaaaataattattcaataaaaatatttctttttaacTGTCCCTGGTCTCCGCTTCTCGTTCGAGCTAGAAATACTATTGAAAGCCTTAAtacatgaaactttaataaaccaTGCAATTATCATGcatcaaatgcataaaaataattaaacacatatacTAGTAAAAGTCCCATATTAGTCATGTTATGTAGTTTGAATTCCTTGACCTTACAAGTATAATATAAAGTCCTCTAATGTGAGCTTTCCGAACAGAAGAAGGAGTGATGTAGGAGCTTGAGTTTCTGAAAATTCAGAAACATACCTGCGCATTTTTCACACTTCAATTTACATTTTAATTCACTTAGCTAATCTTGTTGACGATTTGTTATAATATGTCAATTTGGCTtttttctatatttatttgtaactcAACTGACATAGACACttgataatatatatgatttagttgtCAACTCCATTTAAATTAATCAgaagaaataaaattttattaaatatttatttaactaTACTTCTAAAAATACTTCATTCTATTTTACACAACGTGTGGCGCCTGCACACTAGAAAGTTCTCTGCGCTTTCTTCTCTCTGAAAACCCTAACCCCAAATCTGCTTGATCTGATTTAGAGAGAAATGTCCTCGTTCAGTGAAGCACCGCGGGGTGATTCCAAAGCCGGAGAGAAGATCTTCAGGACTAAGTGCGCGCAGTGCCACACCGTTGACAAAGGCGCCGGCCACAAACAAGGTTATCCCCTGATCCGACGCTATTCTCCTTGttaatttatatgttttttgaaaatttatttctTGGTATtagatttaattttaatattttagttaATCTGTATATTAACTTTTGAAAGCTCTCACCCACTTGGATCCTTGATCGAATTCTGCACGCATGATGGCCACAAGGTTTTCCTCAATTGTAACTAACGTAGTTGGTTAGGCTATAATTTCGCTATTTACTGAACTTTGATTCATATGTTCTGATTTATTTTATCAGTTAATTTTGTGATTGTATACATACACATCAAAGGTAACTCCATTGAATTCCTGTTTCACCCAGTGCTACAGTTAGAACTTTTGTTCCGTGTTAAGTTTCTCCATATCTTACTTGTGATACCCCACCATACGCAAATCCCAAATTGGAGCGGGCTATATCCGATATATGGCTCTACTATTGGTGGCTTGTTTCTACTATTATCTCTGCTGATTATGTTACTATTACTGCTTGTATTTTCTCTACTCATCACTTTCTTTTCTCTACGGGCTAAGGCATTTCTTCCTCTTTCATTTATTTTAGTTAAGTTAACTTCCCCTGGCTGTATCCAAATTTGAGCATGTATATTGTATATTACTGATAGATAGAGGCATGATTGAGTTGGTAGTTTTGGCGGCTCGTGCGGGAAGATTAGGgagtttggtttggtttggtttggtttggttttaGATTTAAATTCAAGCCAAACCATATTTTATCAATTTACAAAATTTTGCTCGTGTGTGAAGATTAGGGGTAGCAATCATGTTACAGAATTTTGCAACTTATCGGAAGACCTAAACTTAGTGGTCGTGGTTATTTTATTTGGTCTAAGTCTGCAATAGATCAAGTCTAAATGTAACTATAATATTTACAAAGCTCACTTATAATAGAACACAagctaaaaatcaaataaaatatttctatgGTCAAGAAAAACTTACttaattaacattttttttatgttaactTAATCAGTTTGGATCAGTTTGATTTAGTTTATTTAAAGCAAAACTTGGGTCAAGCCAATTTTTCGGTTTGGTGAATTTTGAAACCACTCTTCCCGTGATTGACTGAAAACAAATTCAAACCATGTTATTTGGTTTGGTTTTACATTTTGGTTCGGTTTGGTTTTTGAACACCCTAGTTAAGATGATGGTTCCATACCTAAGTTTGCATTAACTATTGGTATATCTTTTGTTATATAGAATCAGCTTTTTGCCTCGGGTTAATGTTCTTCGTTCTACTTCATGCTTGTAATTTTCTCATGCACGTGCATTAATGATATTATCATGCCTTAAAAATATCCAGGTCCCAACTTGAATGGCCTTTTGGGAAGACAATCTGGTACTACACCTGGTTATTCTTATTCTGCTGCCAACAAGAATATGGCTGTGCACTGGGAAGAGAATACCTTATACGAGTACCTACTTAATCCTAAGAAGGTAATTACCATGCACTGTGTGAATTATGTGATTTGCAGAATTGAGATTGTttgctataaaaaaaattcttctaGCTTGTCAAGCCTTGCCTGCGTTTATTCGTTAGACAAAATGTTTTGCATTATTTCGTATTGCCCATAACAGCATCTAGATTGTCAATGTCTGTAACTGAAGATGCGtgcttatagaaattttttgGGACGGGAAGTTCTCGTCTTTTTGACTTGTTCCAGGGGAAAAGAACTTGAAGTTTGTCCATTAGAGGTAGATTTTGTGCATGTGGTTTGTTTTGAGGTTTatgcggaaaaataaatttttttttggtggGTCTATGGTCTCATCACTGGTGGACGTTGATTCTGAATTTCTGATCATATAAATCATTaatgatgaaaaaaaaaattataaacatacTGAGATTTGAAGTGACAATTATCCTGATAATTAGAAgggttgattttgaattagcaagtgtcgaaaaaaaaaaaaaaattgggttgATGGTCTAGTCCTAAGTCTCTGGCTATGTGGTTGTTTGAAAGTATGTCAGCTTGCTGAAGAGCAGAGTAGGGTGATGGGTTTGTGCGAATCAGTTCTAGATTTGCATCTTTCTTCCCCTTGTCATGTGGATGGCAGGACCACAATCACTGTTGTTTGTTTAGGTGCATTTCTGTTCATCCGATGAGACTGCATTTATCTTACATGCTTTGCAAGTTTGGTAGTTGTTGGTACTGCAAATTTGACCCTGATTCACTGTGCGTCCATCCAGAATTTTCTTGAATTCTGGATTACTTTTTAATGTCATCAtttggtgtggggacccggacgctaattattttcttagtcatctttgagatttaattatcaattaagataaacaggatctaaaaatttttctttttacaaatgtaagtgcggaacgtaatggaatttaactagtatacatctcagtataaaagtaaaataatgtacaacaattattcaaactagtctaaggttcaactactaaatttcaagtattaaaccaagtctacaataagtccggcatcaccactctaactcatcttctctcatcatctttttGACCTCGATCCTGtcctacctgttgtcatgcacacatacaaaacaagacaacagccggatactccggtgagaataaatcccaatataaaacatgtatacatgcatatacacaatataaatcataaagcatattatcatgcctaaaattcataacaataggtttcatagtcttgAAAcccaatcaaaataagcatgcagtaacaatgaattccataatctctgaaatcaaaataacaataggttccatagtctatgaaaccaatctatataagcatgcaattcaaatcaaatcatgtcttgactcgactcgactctaactctagggatcccggtgtgagtAAGACGTCACTGtttgtcacctaccctcccaatcggggtaactgtacgtcttattcctagacttcggtcatgtctgtatcgaatgtctacaatcggagtgaatctgatccgaagcgtcgatactaccgaacatctagtttagcaagtctgccaatgactctcctatgtcaaatgcttgaatataaatctataaacaaggcagcgtcatatcaagagatttgaatataattccataaacaaatcaatcatatcaaaaggtaaacaacaattctagtatgtgattttgttgggcaactcaaTTTGAatatcatttgagttgtgtcttccccaaaaaaacatgaattatacctttcgtcgaacaatctttcgtagtcgaagtctcgaagacgaatctgtcaatatcaaatctgaaatggaaatgttgatacatattctatcaatctctaatctcaatcaacacatatccaattcaatacttgacctcggtatcatttgacggcataacgacgtaatttctcaataccggtcaatccaactctcacatatatcaacaattcataagtctcaactcataatcatcatcataagcatatgatagtactcaaaatctgcataagttaactctaaacatgctggaaaatagttacaatagcataaaacgtccgttcttcgatccggttgtgtatatactatgctcaatatgtcaagaacacaatataaccatcatattataattctttcaacatatggaatctaaatcatgctgaaatttaaccaaacttacattcttagatagctcttgatacaaggaacacaaatctattcttgtattgaagtttggatgagtATATTTTGCACAAACTCAAGTCTACATGAAAGAAACCTTTCACTTCTTTTGGAATAGCTCTCGGTTCTCTCTTGCAAATCTGAAGAAAGAATGACTCAGCCcaagtgtgtatatatatatgccatgtgtcaacataagaatcaagggtggctttctcgcacagggtaccgcgggtgcgcttctcccggaccgcgggtgcgcttaactcTCGGCAACCCTATCAATATTCTAGCATcgctgaccgcgggtgcggtctggtttgcaccgcgggtgcggtagtactactgtagcagcaccgcgggtgcgctgcttctgaaccgcgggtgcggtgaccttaTTGTAATTCTTCCATATTTCATGAgccataaccgcgggtgcggtcctttccttggGCGCGGGTGCGGTTTATATcttatgcaacacttcataatctcatttagtgcctctcattacatgacatgcatactcatatcttccgaatatcacatcaataaagactaataaatctcgagccttacatttggGGTCAGGACCTTGTTCTCAATGAACATTATGCTATGGTTCTCTCTGATATAAAGATTATCACCTTTGTGGCCCCACCCCTTTTTCGCTGGTTCAATAGTTGGATTAGGCTTTCCCGCTTGTTTTGCCgccatttttttttgttttgccGTCTTGTTATTCTGGTGACGTACATATATACCCGTGGCCTGTTGTTCAGTTCTCTGATTCTCTGGTGTGATATTCGCAAGTGTCCCTTGCTACACAACCGTCTTACATTCAGACCAAACAGTTAATcgtcatttattattatttttttaatttctctatttattatttttcattagtGGGGGATAGTATGCTTTTTTCAGATAGCAAACCTGATTGATTTCAATCAAATCCGAAAATGACTTCTTTGTCTTGGTGCAGTACATACCTGGAACCAAGATGGTTTTCCCTGGTCTTAAGAAGCCTCAAGAGCGTGCGGATCTTATTGCGTATCTTAAGGATGCAACTGCTTGAAGATTCTTATCTCCTAGAGAGCACTATCACAATTTTTGACCGTCGGAAAAATTTCTTATTGATTCAAATGGGGTTCTACCTTTTGTAAAAGTACTTCGATGGTGATTTGTTAAATAAGAGCGTCATACTTTTTAAGCTGTATCGTGTATCTGTCTGCATCAGTAGAGAATTCGTGTGCTTGTGATGATTCCGATTTTCGCCTCAGTATACTGAAGATATCTCTAATTGAAATGATCTCTGATTTTCTTGTTTCTTTCTTGCGGTTATTCATTTCTGCATTGTGGTTTATTATGACAATTTATCAGAGGTTAATAGATGTTCTTATCAATGATGTGAGGATGTTGGTGAGATGAAATTGGTAACTTTATATGTGGTTGTAAGTGTTGATAATTTCATCTCATGATATGTTAGATCTCAGTTTTCTCGGATCCAAATgtagcggaagtttaaaatttttattttattttgacaatcaaaatatatttgtttgagcactcgtatgattttatgattaaacattCATAGTGAGTTTTGAagtttatacctttggtgaaaaATTCACACGACACCAACTGATCTGGgattagcggagatagctctttatgaattccctacgaacttttttcaaatctcatttttttattcttcaaatcaggtccacgactagaatatttgttcctcttctaatttgcagTAGAAAAATTAGAATAGATTTTATGTCGGAGATCAAAGTTTGAGAAACGGCTCAATTTCTTTTGCAaaaagggtggccgaaaatttgaggaTTGAGGagttgtgattttcgaaaatcacaatgGGGATGGAGGCTTGCTTGgtggctagggttatggcttaTTTACAACATTTTATAATCAAACCAtgacttaatatccataattaacattaatgagtttgattaattaattgtgctagtccaactagtttaattaatcaatcaaagtcaattaagaactttaattatttagtgtaatgtccgagattttattctgttaatatgagattattgattgatgaattgatgtgattatagatggaccACTCCGAAACTAGAATTGGAAGTGCATGAGTGTGGCATATGTGGGATACAGTAGGTATCACGCACATGCGCAGcagagaggcgcgcatatgcgcgaagggcCATTGCCGAGGtaaaagacctcgcgcatatacgcgagacagacgcgcatatgcgcgagcaagatgTTTGgccaagtgccgagacagtaggtctcgcggggacagggcgcgcatatgcgcgagcagttgcAAGGTAAAATGTCGAggcagagagtctcgcgcatatgcaccgaggaAGGTCGCGTGTAACATCTACTCATTCTAA
The Primulina tabacum isolate GXHZ01 unplaced genomic scaffold, ASM2559414v2 Contig832, whole genome shotgun sequence DNA segment above includes these coding regions:
- the LOC142535161 gene encoding cytochrome c-like codes for the protein MSSFSEAPRGDSKAGEKIFRTKCAQCHTVDKGAGHKQGPNLNGLLGRQSGTTPGYSYSAANKNMAVHWEENTLYEYLLNPKKYIPGTKMVFPGLKKPQERADLIAYLKDATA